In the Sorghum bicolor cultivar BTx623 chromosome 4, Sorghum_bicolor_NCBIv3, whole genome shotgun sequence genome, aatttttttcaaaactCACTAGAACAAagagttagtaaataacaaagcaaagtcTTTTGCTTTAGCTCTAATTGagggtttgcaagccacctatcctaaCAATTATAGTTAGTTAGATCACTAGGCAcataagagctatgtcactataaGCTATGCTAGTGATCTAAGCTATTACACTACTTTATGAGAATATAAATAGAAATGATGTGATCTTTATACTaatgtgtagaggatgaaccaataaCCAAGATATGAACCAAATAATCATTGGAAGAATGTCAATCAATCATAATTGAGACAcatgatttttctcccgaggttcacgtgcttgtcgacacgctagtcctcgttgtgtcaaccaacacttggtgatttagcggctaagaggtgtagcacgaacctcgtccacaCTTGGACACCgaaagaacctacccacaagtgaggtagctcaatgacactcaTAATCCACTAAAGTTGCCTTTAGTGCTCCACCAGGGAAGGCATAAGAATCCCTCATAAGATCACAACGACTAGAGCTGGAGAGAATCACCAACCTCCATTCGATGATCCTTGTTGCTCTAAGTCATCTAGGACTCAGTAAACTCTAAGAGTAACAAATGAATCCTGCAGCGAAAGACAATCACCAAGTGTCTCTAGATACAATCACTCAAACAATGCACTTGATTCACTCCTAAACTCACAAAGAAGATGAAGCAATGATGGAGATGAGTGAAATGTTAGCTAGGCTCACAagtttgctatgtcaatgaaaATGGCTAAGATGTGAGACCAAGCTACCAATATCTATTTATAGACACCCCAAACAAATAGAGTTGTTGGCTCTCTCACTACTCTGACGGTTAACCATCAAACGCTAGCACCCAGCGTCCGATGCACAGATGGACGCCACATGTCCCTCTTTTGAATCTCGTGGTCAAAATCCAACGATCACAAAGTTACCACTACACACAGTCAAGGCACAACGGACGTGTTAGATGGATAGCATCAGACGACAAAGCCTTAGCGTCAGACGCAACTCAGAGAGGTACCAAAGCTTAAAAACATCCATCGGATGCGCCAGGAGGGTAGACATCGAACACAGCCAGCGTCTGATGCACACACTGCACAAACATCTTGCACACGACCCTGCTACAGTAGCGAGTATCAGCGCATCTGATAACCCTTTGTAGGGTGTCGGTTGTGTCGACGCACCCTGCACACGTGCACAACAACACCCAGTACGCGTTGGACGTAACCCTAGCATCTGACGTGACACTAAGCAGCGTCCGATGCTTGCGACTTTGCCACCTTTTCAAATCCACCTCTAGCATAGTGGAAAATAGGCATTTCATTTTTACAAAAACGCCGAATCCGCCTCCGGGAAAGAGGATCCCACACCCCACTCTACCCCTCAAACTtcatctcctttgcaaatgtgccaacatcaCCATGTGTGAATcatcatgtgcatgtgtgttagcattatcGTAAACATTTTCTCAAAGAAGTTAACACTCTCACTAGATCTTAATGCATATGCAATAAGTtagagcatctagtggcactttgaCAACCACATTTCAATACGAGTTTCACCCCTCTTCATAGTACGGCTATAAATCTTAAATCACTCACATCCTCTATGATGTCTTGAGTGTAAACCAAAAAACTCCTAAcacttatacctttgccttgagctttttgtttttctcttttttcctttttaagtccgagcacttgatcaccttgtggtcatcaccaccaTTACTATGATCCTCTAGTATCCACCACTTGGCATGGGACTTAGCATTTCATGTCTACACACTTAGTGCAATGATTAGTTcttaggtttcatcaattatccaaaaccaaactaaggCTTTCACAAATGATATCATCTAGGTCCCTGAACTTTTAAACTTTCAAGGTGAGTGTCATCCCTTTCCAAATATGATCCAACCTACCCTATAAATTAGCGTGTCATGCGGACTTTACGTTAGATGTGGATCCAACATGTGTAATTAATCAATTATTATTTATACGATATTTgttatgaaaatataaattctataaattaatttacatcagaaaaattaaagtattaaaataATTTACAACACCAAATATATTATATTCAAACTCAAATAGAAAAATGCTAAAATTAATTTAATATTTATGTATCATTAATAGTGTTACATATATATTAGAAGTTTGAATAATAGTGTTATAGTATTAATATAATAATAAAGAAAAGTTACTTCTATTAAAACttttaaaataataataatattatattTAGATAGATATGACATTACTCGCTAAGTTTAAAGACCTACAATTAAAAATTTAGGTAGCAGGATGACACGTTGAGACAGGGCCGACGTGGGACGCCAGCCCGGCCAAGGGTGACGCCGGCCGGGCGCGCGGTGGCGTCTCAACTCATCCCCAGTCCCCACCACGGATTTTATGTGTGCCGTTGCCGTATGCATTGCATAGAAATAGGAGTGTGCTATTTTTGGATGGTCACCAGCTCAAGTCACCAGGCTACCAGCTAACCTGCAAGCATAATTGTATTCTGTAAAGCACAACAAAATCTGGACGCATAAAATCTGGATGATCATCAGAACGCTAAGAACAGGATCAGCTACATATATACCTGCTCTGGATCTAAAATGTAAAATCTTTAGAAATCCACCCGTCTATGAATATCTGAGCATTCTATCAAGTTCTATTCTGTTAGAAGaattttatttccttttgtAGGCTCAGCTATTCCAAAACTTTTGGAAGAATTTTATTCCCTTTTGTAGGGCTCAACTATTCCAACCTTATACTGAAACATacaatattatatgttcactgtgtAAATCTATTtatctggagtccaacaaaactagatttactattttataaattttatgtGATTTCCTATAATTTTATACAAATATTCagccgaaataaataaaaacgaaaaagacaaaactgctttcaaaacaGCTCATAACCATGTTAGAGACGTAATATGCACGGTTTCAAAAGTTAAGATGTATTTTACCCGATTTTAAAGTTTAGATGAAAAACAGTCTTTTGCGAAAGTTAAGGAACTTAAAGTGAGCTTTTTTTCCCAAAAGAATAGCAGGATGGATCGTATGGGCTCTTTTTCCACCAGCCTGCGTACTGTGATAGCTGTCCATGCGACACGGCCGACCCGCTGGGCTGGGCTTAAAAAATACCGGAGAGACTCCGCCCGGCCCACGACCCCTGTAACTCGCATTGCTTGTGCTGATGCTGCTGATGAGAGTGAATCTGGAACACACTCTAAGAAAAGacaacataggccttgtttagttcaccctaaaaataatttttttcaagattctctgtcaaatcaaatcttgcgacacgtgcatgaaacactaaatatagatgaaagaaaactaattgtacagtttacctgtaaatcacaaaatgaatctgttgagtctagttagtccataattagacaataattaccaaataaaaaccaaagtgctatagtaccgaGAGCCAAAAACAAGGCCATACTCTGGTCCGGACTGTTCGTGATCCTGCTAGAAGCAAGCGGAGGTCTTAAGCTTAGCAATGGtggagagagtgagagtgtgttTGTTACTTAGACTAGCCTAGCATGGCTTAAATTTtaagaaaaagtctacataactccCAAACTATCTAAGGTAGACTACTTATCTctgaactataaaaccggatattctacccttTGAACTTTTAataccggtcaaataaccttctcgagtggttttggagggtggttttatctttatctttttttttgccaaaactttgaaaaatcataataaatcatagaaaaatcataaatgaAAAATTAAATTTTGGACTCATAATGAGTAGATtcacacagtgaatatatagtatggtatactttagtacaaaatttttgctgtcactttaaatctatgtttttctataattaattcgaataattaatatatatagttcctatggtccaattgtggtaatttttttatggtggacttactattgtatgcttgaactatggtaaaaaaatcatattcattggatcacgtataacttagttatagatctaTTTAGCTTTAACaaaaataaagctaaataaatttgtaactaagttatacgtgatccaatggGTACGAACCATAGTTTAAGCATACAATCATGagctcaccataaaaattttaccacaattaaaccataggaactacataaattattcgaattaattacaaaaaaatatagatttacAGCTCctgcaaaaactttgtactaaagtataccatattatatattcactgtgtagatctactcaataggagtccaacaaaattaaatttttcattttatgatttttatgtgatttattatgatttttcaaagatttagcagaaacaaataaaagaaaaaaaaagacaaaaccaccctccaaaaccactcgagggggttatttgaccagtTTTGAAAGTCCAGAGAGTAGaatatctggttttatagttcggAAGGTAAAGTAGTCCACCCTAAATAGTTTAGGgtgttatgtagacttttttcttAAATTTTATGCCAAACTAGTTTAAGTTTAGCTCTAGCAGCATAATTTGTTGTTTTTGGTTCACTTATATAAGCTAAACCTAGCTAGCAAATTCATTGTTGGTTGCGTGGCTAGTAAGCCCGAACAACATCCAGTAAGAGCACGCCGACGAGCCTCCTCTTCTTTTCCCCAGTGAGCCTCCTCTTTTTGGCGAGCGGTGGTGGCAGCATGGGCTCGCGCGGCAGTGGCGCAAGCTCCTTCACGAGATCCGGTCGATGAAATCTCCTCCACGAGACCCGGTCGGGCGCGGCTGCTCTCATGAGCTCCTCCACGAGATCCACGCACTGTCGTGTGCGGCTGCTCGTGTGGGTTGGTGGCACGACGAGAGCTGTGCTGGCCAAAGTGTGGTGGCCGGCGGACCGTCCCCTTCTTGCGCTGGTGGCCGAAGCTGCGGAGATAGCCAGCGGACCCTCCCTTTCCTCGTGCGTGGTGGTCGGAGCGAGGCAAGGCTAACGAGGATGGCCGGAGCTAAGGTATTTGGATGCGGCAGAGCTGTCAGCGATGGCCGGAGCTGAAGTCGCGCCGTTGCCTTCTCTCCCCTTCTAGTTTgttccggcggcggcgaggagcaCTAACAAACGGGTCACATGCTTGTACAAGCCACGCTTAAAACGCAAGGATTGAGCATATCTAGCAATACAATCATCCTCTCTCTTTTTAGCTTCCACAAATTTGGTTTAGAGGCTATCTTGTATTATGAAAATTCGGCTAGACCCTAAACCTGATAACCAAACACAACCAGATTTTTCAATTTCTCCTAGTAGTGTggggttctcctagtgttttaacattcaaaatttagtgtAAACTTTTCCTAGTAAATACCTCCCAGTGaggattttctagtgttttgactAGTGGTAACTAAAAACACCAGGAgaactccactattttggtAGTGAAACACATCCTTTATTTCTTTCTTGGATTTATTTATCTATCTAGTGGAAGATGGAGTGTTACTATTGCTACATCCATGTAGTATATTGAATAAAATCAAATGGTGGAGTACGTACGTGCATATATATACGAATGTGACGTGAGTTGGAGGCTTGGAGTAGTTGGTTGACCTCATTTCTGTGTAAAGAAACGTACTGAAAGCACAGGGGAGGGCTTTCCTAGTCGCGTGGCAGTGGCAGCAGCACCCGGCGGCTGCGGCGCGGGCAGCGGGGCGCGACCTCTCGACGTGGCGACGAGCGGCGTCGCCGCCGCGTGCCGCTGTGCTGGCGGGCGGCTGCCGAGTGCCGCGCCGCATGGGCCGGCAGCCGCGTGGCTCTGTTGGACGGCGGGAACCCCCATAGTCCTCCCGAACTCCCGATTCCGTCTAATCTCTTCTTGGCCTGCCAGTCAAACTGGCATTTTGGCAAAAACAAAGAACAATACAGCCAGTGAGTGTTGCAAAGGATAAACCACGTACGTTCCGCTGAGCAAAGCAAAGCAGCCGCTAATTAACGGCCTGATCCACGCAGATACGGTGCCGCCAAGTGGCCATGTATATATTATCAGTTATCACACGATCCGCCGGCCGATCTCCCTAAGCTGTTCATGTTTGTCGAGGGAGCATGCATGGATCCAAAGCCGCGATCCACCGAATAGCCTAAATTGTCGCAGCACTCGCCGGGGGAATCGTAACCCCTAGCTAGCGAACGACGCCATGTGGCCGGGGCACTCTCGCTGTGCACATGGCGCAAGATGTGTTCGCGCCGCGCACGTTctgccgcgcgcgcgcgcgaggcCTCTGCAACATGCATGGCGCTCCGCCCATGGCGGCCGCAGGAAGGTTCTCCGGATATACATATAACAATTGATGCGCGCACGCGCAATCAGATTGTTTTGGGTGGGGAAGGATTGGGGCATCTTGCGCCGACTCGATCGACAGGGTATTATTGGGATTGGCATGATGATCAGGTCGGCCTTAGCCTTATCATCACTTGGAGATCAGATCAATGACCGAGGCAATAGGATAGGAGCAGTAAACCAACAGTACAGTACTCCAGTTCCCTTACCTGTCAGCCATGTCGAGCACAGAATGAATTACTGTTCTACAGGACTGTCACTGGCTTAACCTATAGCCTTCGGGTGCACCGTGCAATGCATATACTAATAGCATGCATTGCAAAGCGAGGACGACAAAGTGGGAAGATGATGAGTGAGCATTAAGCCCCACCAGGCCACcttaaccaccctcatcggagCCACCAAAATTGAACCCAACGCATACTTACGTACCTTCGGCCCTACTCAAAACATGCACACTGTGCAACGTACAACTCCTCTCTAGACTCtagccatcaccatcatctcgtGGTCTTTCCTTGCGTTCAAAACAACGGCTAACCAATCGCAGGGCCGGAAAGGGCCCTAAACTACAAGAAAACTAGCGGTGGCCAAAGCCATCATGGCAAGGCAAATTGTCAATCGACAGTCTAATCGCCGGAGGCCGGCAATTGCTGATGGGTTTTCTAATCTAAGGCAACCGACCACCCCACCAATCTTCCTGTCCTTCGCCCCCAATCCTaccgtcatcatcatcatccgagGCTCTCTAGTCTCATCAATTTTTGTGACGACCGACCCTCCCATGTGCAGCCCAAATAAATCTCCACAGTCGCCTCCATACAATGGTGAGTTCGCTCGAGCTTAAGCTAAATTTATCAAACACTCAGTGCtgtttttttctcataataaggggtgtttgggactgctctgttCCACGTTTTTTCAGCTCCACTCTACgttttttttagccaaacggtttcagctctaTGCACTCAGTTCGAAGAAAaatggtggagttgtgagagcacctaaagaggtactccacaaactctagttttttgtggagctactccacagtggagtttgtggagtaaaGTTTGtgaagcagtcccaaacaccctcaGCCAACAATCTTTTCTGTCATGATTTATTAGACAAACGAATAAAACGTGATAATTATAGGACCCTGCAGCACTACTATAATGGCAACATGCTTGTCCttgcctgtttttttttttaagaattcTGGGGCCACTCTAGCTCTGGAGACCTTTGCAGAGATTGCATGCCTCGGCGTTGGACTCGCCGGTCAGTCATGGACTTTAAACAGAACGCACGCTTCTAAAGAGCCAGCCTGCCATGCCAGCGCCAGGGCCAGCCTTGTGCAGCCTCTCCTCAagcccctcgtcgtcctcctcgtcCTATATATTCACacgaacacacacacacaaagccAGCCTTGGCACCACCACAAAGCCTGAAATCGGTCGCTGCGCATTACACAGGAGCCAGCAgcaagcgagcgagcgagctgcACCTTTGCCACAACCATGATCAAGCTGGGGTACTCCAAGAGGCTGTTCAAGAGAAGCACCTCCTCgtccaagcagcagcagcagcaggcggccgCTTGTGGCGGCGGCGACAATGGCGTCGGTGGCGGCGCCGGGGAGATTGAGTGGGAGGTGAGGCCCGGAGGGATGCTGGTGCAGAAGAGGAACGGGAGGGGCGGCCAGGAGATGGTCACTGTCAGGGTGTCCACCGGCTTCTCCTGGCATGATGTGTCCATTGCAGCCACCTCCACTTTTGGTGAGTACTACACTGCTCCGGCCAGCCTGATGGTTCTTGCTCTCTCTGTTTCTTGTTTTGGTCGATTTGTTGAGTGGTTTTCTTTTCACGTATATATTTCATCTCTTCTGTGGTTGCTGATAGATTAGCAGTATTATGTTCTTGGAACTTGATTTGACATGCGTGGTTCCATCTTGGAAGTTTCCATCATGATTATTTAGCTTTCCCCTGAATGCTTATTTTTTGAGAAGGATCCCCTGAATGCTTATTATAGGAGAAAAATGGTAATAGGAAAGATCCAGCTATTTCTCCTCATCATGAATGTAAGTAGTTGTTTGGTAGTCGCTGGAATGCAGTTAAGAACGGAAGCAGCGCCCTTTTTCTGAACTGTCAAGCACAGCAACGGCCCTGCCTGCATTTGACATT is a window encoding:
- the LOC8056484 gene encoding BAG family molecular chaperone regulator 1, giving the protein MIKLGYSKRLFKRSTSSSKQQQQQAAACGGGDNGVGGGAGEIEWEVRPGGMLVQKRNGRGGQEMVTVRVSTGFSWHDVSIAATSTFGELKVMLSMITGLEPREQRLLFRGKERDDTDHLHMVGVRDKDKVLLLEDPALKDMKLRALSAQVTRSSCQPFIQV